The following are encoded in a window of Sminthopsis crassicaudata isolate SCR6 chromosome 3, ASM4859323v1, whole genome shotgun sequence genomic DNA:
- the LOC141559611 gene encoding LOW QUALITY PROTEIN: methenyltetrahydrofolate synthase domain-containing protein-like (The sequence of the model RefSeq protein was modified relative to this genomic sequence to represent the inferred CDS: deleted 2 bases in 2 codons), with protein MELALWQVAGGTPAGWGRIGRGSLEPWHGSGGRDVSKQEIREKIWDYIGAQNIDDFPMPVHHRIPNFKGSYEACQNIRELEVYSRMQEVKVDPDKPLEVVRLIVLQARKTLLVPPPLLRTGLFNKIVPPPGATKEILRKCATSQGVKNYSVAIGLDSKVLMDFIVVGSVAVSEKRWRIGKEEGYADMEYAMMVSLGAIREETPVITFVHDCQVIDIPEDLIGAHDLTVDYYILTPTRVIVMDCQRQSTKGIIWSMISEEIMERILILKNLHFCEKQAGKDLTLQKTHPVHLKNSQTQAGHKWILKKITTTKPFTYTCLLNTSYFLSNSMFLKKQVEFWLYFLNRSTFAIDLGQKVKISI; from the exons ATGGAGCTGGCCTTGTGGCAGGTAGCTGGTGGAACACCTGCAGGCTGGGGCCGAATAGGGAGAGGGAGCCTGGAACCATGGCATGGTTCTGGAGGCCGGGA TGTCTCCAAACAGGAAATTCGTGAAAAGATTTGGGATTATATAGGAGCACAAAATATAGATGACTTTCCAATGCCTGTCCATCATAGGATTCCTAATTTCAAGGGGTCTTATGAGGCCTGCCAAAATATCAGAGAGTTAGAAGTCTACTCCAGAATGCAAGAAGTTAAAGTGGATCCTGATAAACCTTTGGAAGTAGTTCGACTAATAGTACTGCAGGCCAGAAAAACTTTGTTAGTTCCTCCACCACTATTGAGAACGGGATTATTTAATAAGATTGTCCCACCACCTGGAGCaacaaaagaaatcttgagaaaatgTGCCACTTCTC agggTGTAAAAAATTACAGTGTAGCTATAGGTTTGGATTCTAAAGTCCTTATGGATTTCATAGTGGTGGGATCAGTGGCTGTTTCTGAAAAAAGATGGAGAATTGGGAAGGAAGAAGGTTATGCTGACATGGAATATGCAATGATGGTATCCTTGGGAGCAATCAGGGAGGAGACACCAGTAATAACCTTTGTGCATGACTGCCAGGTGATTGATATACCTGAAGACCTGATTGGTGCTCATGATCTAACTGTGGATTAT TATATCCTCACTCCTACCAGAGTAATTGTGATGGACTGC CAAAGGCAAAGCACAAAGGGCATCATATGGTCCATGATCAGTGAGGAGATAATGGAAAGAATCCTGATCTTAAAGAATCTTCATTTCTGTGAGAAACAAGCAGGGAAAGACCTCACCTTACAGAAGACACACCCGGTACATTTGAAAAACAGCCAGACACAAGCTGGACacaaatggattttgaaaaaaataacaacaacaaaacccttcACATACACATGCTTGCTTAATACCtcatattttctttccaattccatGTTCCTGAAAAAACAAGTTGAATTTTGGCTGTACTTTCTAAACAGAAGCACTTTTGCAATTGATCTGGGGCAGAAAGTCAAAATAAGCATCTAA